The sequence below is a genomic window from Polyangiaceae bacterium.
GCCGAAGCCGGCTTTGGCGTAGGGCACGAGGGGCACAGGGGTTTCCCGCGCGAGGACGTCGACCCGGAGCACGCCGACCAAGTACATCGGCATGATCGCGAGGGACGTGCCTTGCGCCGAGCGGCCGCTGCCGTCGGCGAGCAGCGCGTCGGCGCCGAAGTGCGTGTAGCCCCAGCCGAGACCCGGGCCCAGCGTTCCGAACATCGGGATGCGCAGGGCCTGCCAGTCGACCTCGATGCCCAGCATGTAGCGCTTGCTGGAGCCGAAGGTGTCGTCGAAGGGCGTGGCGTTCGAGAACTCTTCGTCCACCTTGGGACGATAGGGGCCGAAGCGCAGCTCGAAGGCGGCGTTCTGCGGCGACTCGTACTGCACGTGGCCTGCGCGACCCGTGTAGGAGCCGAATTCGTCGGTGCCCGTGATCTGGGCGTAGGCGGGAACGGCCGACGCGAGCAGCGCGCCGGCCGTGCAAGCGAAAACTAGCGTCTTCATCTGGATGAAACTGCGGCGGCGAGAAGGCACGTGGAGGGTGAGGCGCTCATCGACGCCGCCTCCAGCGGCGCAATCCCAGAGCGAGGAGGGGAGCGAAGAGCAGCACCAAGAGGCCCTTCTGCTGCCCGTGAGAAATGCTGCAGAAACCGCCGCCGCCCTTGCCCCCGGCGCGGCGATACAGCTCGAAGAAGTCGTCCACCGGCTGCGGCGTGCCGCACACCACGGCGGAGAGTACGCCGGTGTTGCCGACGGTGTCGGTGGTGGCGATGGCGACGGCGTAGCTCACGCCGTTGGACAGGCCCTTGGCGGTGATCTCTTTGGCCAGCTTGCCGCTGGTGGAGCCGCACAGGTAGGCGCTGTCGGGACGAGCGCCAGGGACCAGCACGGACGAGGGACAGTCGGGATTGCCGCTGCCGGTCGAGCCGGCGGCGCCGGCGGCGCCCGCAGCACCTGCAGCGCCGCCCGTGCTGGTGGCGCCGGCCGCGCCGGTGGAGCCCGCCGCACCTGCGGCGCCGGCCGCCCCCGCAGCGCCGCCGCCGCCGTCCACGCTTGCATCGGCGCCACCGTCGGCGGCCATGGGCGTGTTGGCAGGGGAGGTGGTTCCGGGGGCGGGGTCGCAGTAGATCTTGTAGCCGAGGAGATCGCTTGCAGTGGGAATGGTGGACCAGCCGACGATCAAGCGATTCTCACCGATGCCCGCGGAGAGACCGGTGGGCGGGGAAGGCCCGAGCAGATCGTACTTGGCCTCGTACGTCGAGCCAGTGCCGACCGTATTGCCGCTGCCATCCACCAACATGAAGTAGAGCGTGGCGGTTTGTGTCGCGCTCGCTCCCGACGTGTCGCAGTCCGTGGCTGTGCCCGAGCCCGGGCCGTTGGTGGCGTCCGTCGTCTTGTTCTGCGCGATGATGTCCTGCACCCGCAGGGTGATCGTCGGCTTGTCGTACTGCGCCGCCTGGGAGTAGACCTGCCAGCAGGTGGGGGCGGAGCCATACCGTGACTCGTAGGCCGTGCAGTCCACGGAGGTGCCGGCCCACACTTCCAGGTTGTAGCCGCTGTAGCTGACGGCCAGAGACTCGAAGGTGAACGTGTCGTTGGCGAGGCAGTCCGCGTAGCTGATGGTGTACGGGGACTCGGCGTCGGGTCGGAGCTTGACCACGCGGTCCGGGAACTTCGACGTGACGGTGATGCTCTGCGCCGCGGCGCTGCTGGCGAGAGCCAACACGGCGAGCAGCACGGGGAATGCTCGGAACAAGGACGACATGGGGTGACGCCCTTTGAGCATACTGCGTGCCACGCCGCAAATCCGGTGAGGGGCGGTTTTCGAGGAAGACTCGAGGGGTCGGGACCGCCAGCTTGGCTGCAAAAGCCGGGGTGGCTGCCAATCTGTCAAAGGGATTTGGGTTTTTCCGTCGCGGAACATTTGCGGGGCGGTGGGGCGCGCTAAGGTCCGTCCGTGGTCGAGCTAGTAGGTCGCGTCGTGCTCGGGGGTCGCTCGGTTCGGGCGGCACGGCCGAGCCGGGGTGGGCTTTCGCGGTTCGATGCCGAAGGGGCGCGCCTGGTGGCGGTCGGCCTCGGGGGCGCGCCGCAGGCGGATCCCGGGCAGCTGGCCGGCGAGCTCGAGCGGTTCGTGCTCGGGGCTGACGCGATCCTGCCGCCCCTAGCCGCCGAGGTCATCGACGGCGATCTCGTCGTGGGCTATGCGGCCCGCGGCGCGGAGACGTTGGATCAGACGATCGCCCGCGGCGCGACGCCGCCCCCGCGCGTGGCGGACATCGCCGATGGCGTCGCGCAGGCCCTCGGGTTCCTGCACGACCGCGGCCTCGCGCACGGCTTCTTGCGGCCCGACTTGGTGAGCACCGATGTTGGGCGCATCGCGCTGGAGGGCTACGGCCTGGACCGTTTGATCTTGGGCTGCGCGGGACGAGAAGCGCTGCTTTCGGCCCTGGGGGATCCGTACGCCGCGCCGGAGCTCGCCGCGTCGTCGGCGCGCGAAGGGCGCCCCGCGGCGGACGTCCGCGCCTTGGGCGTGATCATCGTCGAGCTGCTCGCCGGGCGTCCCGTGGCGAGCGACGAAGCGCCGCGCGAGGCGCTGGCCGCGCTGGGCCTCGCCGAGCCCGCGCGGACGCTGCTCGCCGCGGCGCTCGCGCCCGAGCCGTCGCGGCGCCCCATGGACGTGGTGCGCTTCGCGACGGAGCTGGGCGACGCCCTCCGCTCCGCCCCCCTGCTCCAAAGCCCCAGCCGCCCCGCACTCCCCAGCCGCCCCCAGCTCCGCAGCCGCAGCCGGACCCGCCGCCAGACCCGCCGCCGCAGCCGCCCCCGGCTCCGCAGCCGCCGCCGCCGCCGGACCCGCCGCCGCCGCAGCCGCAACCGCCCGAGCCTCCCCGCATGGACTCGGAGCCCCGCACCCTGTGGCCCCTGCTGAGCATCCTGGCGGGCGTCGTCTTGCTCCTCACCGGCGTGGTCGTGCTCTTCGCCTACGCCTGGATGCGTCCCGCGTCGTCCTCGTCGTCCACCGTGGTTGCCGTCGCCCCCGATGCCGGCGTGCCTCCCGTGGTCGTGGCGCCTCCCGACGCCGCCGTCGCACCGCCTCCCGTCGCCGACGCCGCGCCCCCGGAGGAGGACGACGACGGCGACGCGGGCGTCGCGTTCGCCCCCGACGACGCGGGGCCCCCCATCGCCCTGGGCGGCAGCGCCGACTCCGTCGACGCGCTGATCCCGATCCGCCGCGACGAGCCCGTGCTCGGCAAGGCGGACGCGCTCGTCACCATCGTCGTGTTCGGAGATCTCGAGTGCCCCCACACCCAGCGCGAGATCAAGGATCTCGAGCGGCTGCGCAAGGCCTTCGGCGCGGAGCTGCGCATCGCCTGGCGTCACCGCCCACTTCGCGATCACACCCACGCGCGGGACGCCGCCCTCGTCGCCGAGAGCATCTACGCCGAACGCGGCGCTGCGGTATTCTGGCGTCTGCTCCAGACCATCGCTTCCGACGCTGCTGCCCCGACGCGCTCCAACCTGGAACGTTGGGTCACCGCTGCCGGTGGAGATGGAGCACGCGTCTCTGCCTGGCTGAGCTCGTCCAAGGCCAAAAAGGCCGTGGACGAAGATCTCGAGCTCGCGGGTCTGTTCGACGTGCGCTCCACTCCCACGTTCTTCGTGAACGGTGCGCGCATCGAAGGCTATCAGCCGTATCGCACGCTGGAAGATGCCGTGCGCCGAGAGCTCGGGGCCGCCCGCACGGTGATGTCCGGCGGCGTGCCTCGCTCGGACCTGTACGCCACGCGGGTTCGCAAGAACCTGGTCGACCTCGGCACCGACGTTCCGGATCGCAACTGCCCCGCCATCGGCGATGCACCGGTGCGTGGCAAGGCGGACGCGCTGGTCACCATCGTGGAGTTCTCGGACTTCCAGTGCCCTTTCTGTCGCCGCCTGCAGCCCGCCCTGGAGCAGGTGTTGGCTCGCCACGGTGGCGACGTGCGCTTGGTCTGGAAGAACTTCCCGCTCGGCTTTCACCGTGACGCGCGCCCGGCGGCAGCCCTCGCGCTGCAAGCCTACGAAGTGGGCGGCGCCACGCGCTTCTGGCGTGCGCATGACCTGCTCTTCGCCGGCCAGCGCGACCTGGGGGAAGCGTCGCTCTCGCGCATTGCGAGCGATCTGGGCCTCGACCCCGCCACCACGCTGGGGGCCGTGCGTCGCGGAAAGTTCGAGGCACGCATCGACGCCGACGTGCGCGAGGGCAAGCGTGTGGGCGTCAACGGCACGCCGGTGCTGTACATCAACGGCCGCATGCTGCCGGGTGCGCGCCCCGCCAGCGAGCTCGATTCCGTGGTGCGCGAAGAGATCGATTGGGCGCGAAAGCTCGTGGCCCAGGGCACCGTCCGCTCCAAGGTCTACGAAACGCTCTGCGGCAAGAGCCCGTAGCACTACACTCGGCGCGCTTGCCGGAACGAGCCCAAAACGAGCCCGCGGCGCCCAACTCGGCGGCCGCCACTCCGGCCGACGTGCTCCACAGCGAGGAGGCCGGCCGAACGCGGAACTTCTTCCGCGCGGTGATCGCCGCCATCTTGTTGCTGGAGCTGTTCCTCTCGGGCCTGCCGGGAGAGCTCTGGCTCCGCGCCGCCGCCGGCGTCTTGGGCCTCGCGCTGATCGCGATCTGCGCGGGCGCGCTGTTTCAGCTGCGGGACGACAAGAACCTGACGCCCAAGCTGCTCACCCAAGTGGGCGTCGTGGGCTGCTTCCTCACGGTGCTCGTCGTCTACTACCTGGGCGTGTTCTCGGCGGCGGCCACGATGCTCACGCTGTGCGTCTACTTCTTCGGCCTGAGCGGCAGCGCCCAGGCGGCGCGCACCACCTACGCCACGGTGGCCGGATTCTACTTCGTGCTCTCGCTCGGCGTGGCCGCAGGAGCGGTACCGGACCCGAGCGTGTTCTCCAGCGCGTCCGTCACCGAGGTGGCGCGGCTGTTCCACGTGGTGATGATGCAGGTGGCGTTCGGGCTCAGCTTCTACTTGGCGCGCAGCAGCCGGCGCGCCGCCGTGCTCGCCGTCACCCGTGCGCGTCGCATGAGCCGTGAGCTCCGCCAGCGCGAGTCCCAGCTGGCCGAAGCACGGAGTGAGCTCGACTGGGCGCTGCGCACCGGGGACGGCCAGATGAGCGGCCAGAAGGTGGGCGACTACGCGCTGGTGTCGCTGCTCGGCCGCGGCGGCATGGGCGAGGTGTATTCCGCCACCCACGAGCCTTCCGGACAGAAGGCGGCGGTGAAGGTGCTGCACCCGAACATGCTGGAAAACCCCGAATACGTGCAGCGCTTCATGCGCGAGGCCCAGGCCGCGGCGGCGGTTCCCAGCGAGCACGTGGCGCAGGTGTACGAGCTGGGCTTCACGTCCTATGGCGGTCCCTTCATCGCCATGGAGCTCTTGGAGGGGCACGATCTCGCGTGGCACCTGCGCAAGACCGTGAGCGGGCGCTTGCCACTGGAAACCGTGGTCGTGATGGTGGAGCACGCTGCCCGCGCGCTGGGCGCGGTGCGGGACGCGGGTGTGGTGCATCGCGATCTCAAGCCCGCGAACTTGTTCCTGGTCGACTCCCTGCCCCAGAAGTGGAAGGTGCTCGAC
It includes:
- a CDS encoding thioredoxin domain-containing protein encodes the protein MDSEPRTLWPLLSILAGVVLLLTGVVVLFAYAWMRPASSSSSTVVAVAPDAGVPPVVVAPPDAAVAPPPVADAAPPEEDDDGDAGVAFAPDDAGPPIALGGSADSVDALIPIRRDEPVLGKADALVTIVVFGDLECPHTQREIKDLERLRKAFGAELRIAWRHRPLRDHTHARDAALVAESIYAERGAAVFWRLLQTIASDAAAPTRSNLERWVTAAGGDGARVSAWLSSSKAKKAVDEDLELAGLFDVRSTPTFFVNGARIEGYQPYRTLEDAVRRELGAARTVMSGGVPRSDLYATRVRKNLVDLGTDVPDRNCPAIGDAPVRGKADALVTIVEFSDFQCPFCRRLQPALEQVLARHGGDVRLVWKNFPLGFHRDARPAAALALQAYEVGGATRFWRAHDLLFAGQRDLGEASLSRIASDLGLDPATTLGAVRRGKFEARIDADVREGKRVGVNGTPVLYINGRMLPGARPASELDSVVREEIDWARKLVAQGTVRSKVYETLCGKSP
- a CDS encoding serine/threonine protein kinase — protein: MPERAQNEPAAPNSAAATPADVLHSEEAGRTRNFFRAVIAAILLLELFLSGLPGELWLRAAAGVLGLALIAICAGALFQLRDDKNLTPKLLTQVGVVGCFLTVLVVYYLGVFSAAATMLTLCVYFFGLSGSAQAARTTYATVAGFYFVLSLGVAAGAVPDPSVFSSASVTEVARLFHVVMMQVAFGLSFYLARSSRRAAVLAVTRARRMSRELRQRESQLAEARSELDWALRTGDGQMSGQKVGDYALVSLLGRGGMGEVYSATHEPSGQKAAVKVLHPNMLENPEYVQRFMREAQAAAAVPSEHVAQVYELGFTSYGGPFIAMELLEGHDLAWHLRKTVSGRLPLETVVVMVEHAARALGAVRDAGVVHRDLKPANLFLVDSLPQKWKVLDFGLSKIQGGAALTREVAMGTPQYMAPEQAQGLPVDHRADLYALAAIAYRTVTGQPPFVGDDIGPLLLDVLYTQPQQPGAFVHVPVEVELVLAIALAKKVEDRFACVEDFAECLAAASVGELDDNTRAHGWNLVKAHPWGTTTRR